The following nucleotide sequence is from Candidatus Poribacteria bacterium.
AAGAGAGTTTTCACCTCATTTCAAAGTCCAAGTTGTGCTTGAGGCTCTAAAAGGGGAGAGATCCCAGGCACAGATCTGCAGGCAATACAACATCTCCTGTGAGCTTTTG
It contains:
- a CDS encoding transposase yields the protein MSGRREFSPHFKVQVVLEALKGERSQAQICRQYNISCELL